The Gammaproteobacteria bacterium sequence GGAACGCCCCATCCCCACCTATCCCGACGAATTGCCGGTCAGCGTCCGACGTGCGGATATCGCGGCGGCTCTACGCGACCACCAAGTGGTCATCGTGGCTGGCGAGACCGGTTCCGGCAAGACCACCCAACTCCCCAAGATCTGCCTGGAACTGGGACGGGGCGTGGCCGGGCTGATCGGCTGCACCCAGCCGCGACGCATCGCCGCGACCAGCGTCGCGACCCGAGTCGCCCGCGAACTGGGCGGCGAAGTGGGCGGCGCGGTGGGTTATCAGGTGCGCTTCGCCGAGCAACTCGGCCCCGCGACCTACATCAAGTTCATGACCGACGGCATCCTCCTCGCCGAGACCCAGAACGATCGCGGACTCTACACCTACGATACCCTGATCATCGACGAGGCCCACGAGCGTAGCCTCAATATCGATTTCCTCCTCGGCTACCTGAAACGCCTGTTGCCGCGTCGGCCTGAATTGAAGGTGATCGTCAGCTCCGCCACCCTCGATACCGAACGCTTCGCCGCCTATTTCGGTGACGCCCCGATCGTCGCGGTTGAGGGGCGCACCTATCCGGTCGAGGTGCGCTACCGCCCACCCGTCGACAACGAAGACACCGACCTCCCGGAATTGGTCGCCGATGCCGTGGAAGAGGTCCTCGCCGAGGGACGACTAGGCGACGTACTGGTGTTCCTCTCCGGCGAACGCGAGATCCGCGAGGCGGCGGTGGCACTGTCCAAACGTACCTTGGACCGAATTCTGGTGCTACCGCTCTACGCCCGCCTCACCGCCGCCGAGCAGGCGCGTGTCTTCCAACGCAGTGGCCTGCTTCAAATCGTGCTCGCCACCAACGTCGCCGAGACCTCGCTCACTATCCCTGGCATCCGCACCGTCATCGACACCGGGCTGGCCCGCATCAACCGCTATAGCCCGCGCTCTCAGGTCAGCCGGTTGCGTATCGAGCCGATCTCCCGCGCCAGCGCCGACCAACGCAAAGGCCGTTGCGGACGAGTCGGCCCCGGCGTGTGCGTGCGTCTCTATGAGGAGGCCGATTACCTGGGGCGACCGGCCTATACCGACCCGGAGATCAAACGCACCTCGCTCGCTGCCGTGATCCTTCAGATGAAGGCCCTAGGGTTGGGTGACCCGGAAGACTTCCCCTTCATTGAGCCGCCCCACTCGCGTCTGATCAATGAGGGCTATCAAACCCTCCAAGAACTCCAGGCCCTTGATACTGCTCGGGTGCTGACCGACCTCGGTCGCAATCTTGCGCGTCTGCCGGTTGACCCGCGCCTCGGGCGAATGGTCTTGGCAGCGTCCGGCGAAAGTGCGCTCCAAGAGGTGCTGACCATCGCGAGCGCCCTTTCAATTCAAGACCCTCGTGAGCGTCCGCTGGCGCGTCGCGACGCCGCCGACGAAAAACACCGCCGTTTCCACGATGAACGCTCCGATTTCGTCGCCTGGCTCAAACTCTGGGAATTTTACGGCAAGGTCCTGGATGACAAACTATCCAAAAATGCCATGCGTCGTTTTTGCCACGAGCACTTTCTTTCCTATAACCGAATGTTGGAATGGAGCGACCTCCGCGCCCAACTCGCCGATGTTGCCGCCGAATTGAAGCTTACGATCAATCCCACCCCCGCTTCTTACGAGGCGCTGCATCGCGCCCTGCTCACCGGGCTGTTATCGAGAATTGGGATGCTCCAGTTCCAGAATCAGGACAAGGAGACCAAGGGAAGCAAAGAGAATAAGGCGCAACAGGAAAGAGAGAAACGGGAGAAAGACAAGAAGAAGTTTTATCTTGGGGCGCGCGGTATCCAATTCTTTCTCTTTCCGGGCTCCGGGCTATTCGCGAAATTTCCGCGTTGGTTGGTGGCCTCAGAGATTATGGAAACTACCAAGGTCTATGCCCGCTTCGTGGCCCGTATCGAGCCCGAATGGTTGGAGGCACTCGCCCAACATTTGGTACGACGCAGTTACGGTGACCCGCATTGGGAAAAACGCCAAGGTCGAGTGGTGGCCATTGAACAAGTCACCCTGTATGGATTGCCTATCGTCACCCAACGCCGCGTGGATTACGGTCCTATCGATCCGATTCTCGCCCGCGAGGTCTTTCTCCGTAGCGCTTTGGTACGGGGCGATTACGCCACCAATGCCCCATTTTTCCGCCACAACCAAACGCTGGTCGAGGAGATCGAGGAACTTGAACATAAATCGCGTCGGCGTGATGTCCTCGTTGATGAGCAGATCATTCATGCCTTTTACGACGAACGTCTCCCTGAGGAGGTCCTCGACCACGGTAGCCTCGAAACCTGGCGTCGGGAGGCCGAGCGTCAAAATCCCCGCATCCTCTATTTGGACCGCGATACTTTGATGCGCGAGGCGGCAGCGACGGTCACCGCCGAGCGTTTCCCCGACCATCTTACGGTCGATGGCGCCGACCTGATGCTTACCTACCGTTTTGAGCCAAACGCCCCGGATGACGGTGTCACTCTCGAAGTGCCTGTGGCGCTCCTGCCGCGTCTTCAAGACCATCATCACGATTATTTGGTCCCAGGGTTATTGGCCGAGAAACTTACTTTTCTGTTTCGTGCCTTGCCCAAATCGTTACGAGTCAATTTCATTCCGATCCCTGATTACGTCCGCGCCGCCTACGAAACTTTTGCCGATCCCCAAACACGCGATGCCATTTCCTTGCCCATTGCCTTGTCGCGTTTTCTACAGCGTCTGACCGGCATTGAGGCGCCGCCTGCATCTTTTCGTATGGATGAGTTGCCCACTCACCTGCGTATGGGTTTCCGGGTATTGGGGGATGATGGCCAGATCCTTGCCGAGGACCGCGACCTAAACATATTGCGCACCACGTTGGGAGAACGGGCGGAAGAGTCTTTCCGTAGATTGGCCAAAAATCACTACGAACGCGAAGCGGTGACCGCTTGGGATTTTGGTCCATTGTTGGAACGGGTCGAATTACCCGGCAACGGTGTGATGGTCTACGCCTATCCGGCCCTGGCCGAAGAGGAAAATGGCCGCGTCGCCTTACGTCTGTTTGATACTATTGAAAGCGCGGCCACCGCTCACTGTGCAGGATTACGCCGATTGTTTGCTTTGCAAAGCCCCAGCCAGATCCGCTACCTGGAGCGAAACTTTGCAATTAGCCGCGCGACCGCTCTCGCCTATACCCGCCAGGGGGGAGCGGTTGCCCTCAAACAAGAAATTCTCACCGCCACCCTGGACGCCGCTTTCCTTACCGAGGATCCCAATATTCGAGATGCCGATACTTTCCAGAAACGTCTGGTTGCGGGTCGCGCCCGTTTTGAAATAACAGTGGAGGAGATTACCCGTTTGGTTACGGCCCTTCTTGCTGAATATCACCAAATTGCCGTCGAGGTTCGGAAAGATATCCTCGTTCGTCGCGAGGCCTACGAAGACCTACGCAGCCAACTCGACGCGTTGGTCTATCCCGGTTTTATCTCTGTTACGCCGATTGCTCGTTTGCGTCAGTATCCCCGTTATCTAAAAGCCATGGTCCTGCGTCTCGAAAAAATGCGTGACCAGCCCCTCCGCGACCGTGAGCGAATGGTCGAGATTTCTCCCTGGTGGATACGTTTTCAGGAGCGGATTGTGGCTGACCGGACTCGGGGTATTGTTCATGACCCCAAGCTCGAAGAACTGCGTTGGATGTTGGAAGAATGGCGAGTATCCCTTTTCGCGCAGGAACTCAAGGCCGCGATTCCGGTATCGGGGAAACGAGTGGAGAAGATGTGGATGGGGTTGGGGGTGTGAGAATCAGTAATCTCCGTGGCAAGGATGATACGGAGGACCTTTAAAGAAAGGAAAAGACTCTCATTTTGTCTATTTATGCTGGCGGTCAGTTAGAGGGATGGGATTAGTAACCGTTCACTCCCTCTCCCAACGGAAAGGGGTGAATGATTACTGGGATTATGGTTACACGATAGTTGTCTGATGAAACTCACGTCCTCGACGTAAAATTGCAATCTGCTCCAAAAGTGGGACCCGTAGCGGTTCCAGCTTGCGGTGCATGAGAGTCCCAATTGCGGTGGTACGGGAGAATATCGGACGTACTGCGGTATAACCTAGGCGGGAAAAACAAAGCAGGGCACACAATTCGGGGATCAATACGGGGACTGCGGCGCACAATTCCGCTAATCCTGCGGGAGCAACCTCTGCCAGATCGGTACCCGTACAAAGGGCCTGCCCTTCGGCTAGCAATATTTCAAGCTCGGCCTCGGGTAAAGCGGGGCGTATTGACACAAAGTAGGCCGCAACAGTCTCCAACCAGGCGTTGATCACCTCTTGGTTAGGAGAGCGGCGCAAAACCTCCTCGACAGCCCGCAGCCAACTCTGGCCAGGACCAGATAAAACACGCAAGAGCATCGCCGCGTAAGAATTACCCGCCGCCGCCAGCGGCTCCAACACGGGAACCAAAACAACACCATCCGACCGTGCGACTAAAGGGTTAGGCAAGGCATCAGGCAGCGCCTGCAAAAAACCCAGGAGATAGGCGGCGTTGCGTTGTGCCTGTACCCACAAACGTGCCTGTCGACTTGCCTCCAATAATCCGAACTGCAATACCAACCTCACCGAAGCCGTCATTGTCGCAGGATCGTCCTCGAAAGGTAGATTCTCGACCAGATACTCTGCCAATATCGGCCCCATCCCCCCCTGTACCACACATTCTCGCTCCAACATATGCCGAGCATTGTCTGCACTGGGTAATGCCCACCATGCCCGACGGGCCAATTCGTCAGTCAGTCCAGCGGCATGGACTACCGCGACCACCGCCTCAGGTTCGCCCAACAATAAAAGCTGTTCCAGGTGTAGGTCGCGCGTCTGCCCCATGCGCGTCCAACGTTGTAGAAACACCGGGTAGCCCCCAGGAGATCCCAACACCTGACCGGAGATCAATTCACGCACCACTCGCAGATAACGATCGTCGCGTCCAGTGGGATTGAGCACTACCCGCATCTCACCCTGATCGGTAAGACCATAGACGGTTAGCGTGGCCTCATCAATACGCACCGCCTGTAGGTTATTGGCGAGCAAAACGTGGAGCCGCAGGGCATCTTCTGGGGAGAGGTCCATTGATCATCGCCGCAAACTAGAAAGGAGGGATAAGACACTTCCCCTGAGGGAGTGAATTGACACGACCAGAAACATCTCGGGAGCCAATCACCATCCCAGCA is a genomic window containing:
- the hrpA gene encoding ATP-dependent RNA helicase HrpA; the protein is MPTSSLPDTLPPPIFQNLARSLQNGMLADRRRLSRRLEQLRHAARNGQNITKGLKQLEAAIQASVAQRALRETERPIPTYPDELPVSVRRADIAAALRDHQVVIVAGETGSGKTTQLPKICLELGRGVAGLIGCTQPRRIAATSVATRVARELGGEVGGAVGYQVRFAEQLGPATYIKFMTDGILLAETQNDRGLYTYDTLIIDEAHERSLNIDFLLGYLKRLLPRRPELKVIVSSATLDTERFAAYFGDAPIVAVEGRTYPVEVRYRPPVDNEDTDLPELVADAVEEVLAEGRLGDVLVFLSGEREIREAAVALSKRTLDRILVLPLYARLTAAEQARVFQRSGLLQIVLATNVAETSLTIPGIRTVIDTGLARINRYSPRSQVSRLRIEPISRASADQRKGRCGRVGPGVCVRLYEEADYLGRPAYTDPEIKRTSLAAVILQMKALGLGDPEDFPFIEPPHSRLINEGYQTLQELQALDTARVLTDLGRNLARLPVDPRLGRMVLAASGESALQEVLTIASALSIQDPRERPLARRDAADEKHRRFHDERSDFVAWLKLWEFYGKVLDDKLSKNAMRRFCHEHFLSYNRMLEWSDLRAQLADVAAELKLTINPTPASYEALHRALLTGLLSRIGMLQFQNQDKETKGSKENKAQQEREKREKDKKKFYLGARGIQFFLFPGSGLFAKFPRWLVASEIMETTKVYARFVARIEPEWLEALAQHLVRRSYGDPHWEKRQGRVVAIEQVTLYGLPIVTQRRVDYGPIDPILAREVFLRSALVRGDYATNAPFFRHNQTLVEEIEELEHKSRRRDVLVDEQIIHAFYDERLPEEVLDHGSLETWRREAERQNPRILYLDRDTLMREAAATVTAERFPDHLTVDGADLMLTYRFEPNAPDDGVTLEVPVALLPRLQDHHHDYLVPGLLAEKLTFLFRALPKSLRVNFIPIPDYVRAAYETFADPQTRDAISLPIALSRFLQRLTGIEAPPASFRMDELPTHLRMGFRVLGDDGQILAEDRDLNILRTTLGERAEESFRRLAKNHYEREAVTAWDFGPLLERVELPGNGVMVYAYPALAEEENGRVALRLFDTIESAATAHCAGLRRLFALQSPSQIRYLERNFAISRATALAYTRQGGAVALKQEILTATLDAAFLTEDPNIRDADTFQKRLVAGRARFEITVEEITRLVTALLAEYHQIAVEVRKDILVRREAYEDLRSQLDALVYPGFISVTPIARLRQYPRYLKAMVLRLEKMRDQPLRDRERMVEISPWWIRFQERIVADRTRGIVHDPKLEELRWMLEEWRVSLFAQELKAAIPVSGKRVEKMWMGLGV
- a CDS encoding Protein involved in sulfur oxidation DsrS → MDLSPEDALRLHVLLANNLQAVRIDEATLTVYGLTDQGEMRVVLNPTGRDDRYLRVVRELISGQVLGSPGGYPVFLQRWTRMGQTRDLHLEQLLLLGEPEAVVAVVHAAGLTDELARRAWWALPSADNARHMLERECVVQGGMGPILAEYLVENLPFEDDPATMTASVRLVLQFGLLEASRQARLWVQAQRNAAYLLGFLQALPDALPNPLVARSDGVVLVPVLEPLAAAGNSYAAMLLRVLSGPGQSWLRAVEEVLRRSPNQEVINAWLETVAAYFVSIRPALPEAELEILLAEGQALCTGTDLAEVAPAGLAELCAAVPVLIPELCALLCFSRLGYTAVRPIFSRTTAIGTLMHRKLEPLRVPLLEQIAILRRGREFHQTTIV